A genomic region of Christiangramia sp. OXR-203 contains the following coding sequences:
- a CDS encoding 2TM domain-containing protein, protein MFSKKKNESKIDYEQRELYENARQRARQKKRLFRHFVIFLIGAAFLIVLNVVVGYQEDFKPLGYNWFVWAVLLWTLLFLIHFFNVFIINSFMGKDWEAKQVDRLVKKQKEKIAQLQTKVENDHPLPDHSAHAKNTDTDFQNRITPGNPDRPINS, encoded by the coding sequence ATGTTTTCCAAAAAGAAAAACGAATCCAAAATAGATTATGAACAAAGGGAGCTCTATGAGAATGCCAGGCAGAGAGCAAGACAGAAAAAAAGACTGTTCCGGCATTTTGTAATATTTTTAATTGGTGCCGCTTTTCTTATTGTATTGAATGTCGTGGTGGGTTACCAGGAAGATTTCAAACCCCTTGGATATAACTGGTTTGTTTGGGCCGTTCTACTATGGACGCTGTTATTCCTGATCCATTTCTTCAATGTCTTTATCATTAATAGTTTTATGGGAAAAGACTGGGAAGCAAAACAGGTGGACAGACTGGTTAAAAAACAGAAAGAGAAAATCGCTCAACTTCAAACCAAAGTAGAGAATGACCATCCACTACCCGATCATTCCGCTCACGCCAAAAATACAGATACAGATTTCCAGAACAGAATTACCCCTGGAAATCCAGACAGACCAATAAACAGTTAA
- a CDS encoding dihydrofolate reductase, producing MITMIAAAAENNALGKDNDLVWHLPDDFKRFKRLTSGHHIIMGRKTFESFPKLLPDRTHVIITRKEDYSPENTIVVHSMEEALKVSKLDDQAFIIGGGEIYKMGMEYADRIELTRVHGEFEADTHFPEIDKSEWGIVKDQFHDKDEKHDYSFTYLTYERKQEKSH from the coding sequence ATGATCACAATGATTGCTGCGGCAGCAGAAAACAATGCACTAGGCAAGGATAACGATCTTGTATGGCATCTTCCAGACGATTTCAAAAGATTTAAACGACTTACCTCCGGGCATCATATTATTATGGGTCGTAAAACTTTCGAGTCTTTTCCAAAATTACTTCCCGACAGAACGCACGTGATCATTACTCGAAAGGAAGATTACTCTCCGGAAAATACTATTGTAGTGCATTCTATGGAAGAGGCTTTAAAAGTTTCAAAACTGGATGATCAGGCTTTTATAATTGGAGGTGGTGAAATTTACAAAATGGGAATGGAATATGCTGATAGAATTGAACTGACCCGTGTTCATGGTGAGTTTGAAGCCGACACACATTTTCCGGAAATTGATAAAAGTGAATGGGGAATAGTCAAAGATCAGTTTCATGATAAAGATGAAAAACACGACTACTCGTTTACCTATCTAACCTATGAAAGAAAGCAGGAAAAATCTCATTGA
- a CDS encoding fructosamine kinase family protein: protein MKESRKNLIERIAEKHSFNLHSFKPLTGGDINEVYKLECKDQSLVLKLNSALKFPGMFEAEKKGLELLATPGAFLIPKVFEAAILDDHSYLLLEYIPTGTKNRDFWQVFGNQLAQLHSVQNDQYGLDHDNYLGSLPQQNSYRTDPISFYTEMRLEPQLKLAREKRYDLPDTSSLFKNCESIIPKEKASLIHGDLWGGNYLVDANGHPCIIDPAVAYAPREMDIAMTRLFGGFDDQMISSYQDYFPLENDWEQRIELWQLYYLLMHLNVFGTSYRSQVTEIIHKYS from the coding sequence ATGAAAGAAAGCAGGAAAAATCTCATTGAGAGGATTGCTGAAAAACACAGCTTCAATCTCCATAGTTTTAAGCCACTTACTGGTGGAGATATCAATGAGGTCTATAAATTAGAATGTAAGGATCAATCCCTGGTTCTTAAACTTAATTCTGCTTTAAAATTTCCCGGGATGTTCGAGGCAGAGAAAAAGGGCCTGGAATTACTTGCTACTCCTGGAGCTTTTCTAATTCCAAAAGTCTTTGAAGCTGCTATTCTTGATGATCATTCATACCTGCTATTAGAATATATCCCGACAGGCACTAAAAATCGTGATTTCTGGCAAGTCTTCGGAAACCAATTAGCCCAATTACATTCTGTGCAAAATGATCAATATGGTCTGGATCATGATAATTACCTGGGCAGTCTTCCGCAGCAAAACTCCTATCGTACTGACCCGATTAGTTTTTATACTGAAATGCGTCTGGAACCTCAACTGAAGTTGGCAAGAGAGAAACGTTACGACCTGCCTGATACTTCCAGTCTTTTCAAAAATTGTGAATCCATTATTCCGAAGGAAAAAGCCTCGTTGATTCATGGGGATCTCTGGGGTGGTAATTACCTGGTTGATGCCAATGGCCATCCCTGCATTATTGACCCTGCGGTAGCTTATGCACCCAGAGAGATGGATATTGCCATGACCAGGCTATTTGGTGGTTTTGACGATCAAATGATTTCATCATACCAAGATTATTTTCCTCTGGAAAACGATTGGGAACAAAGAATAGAGCTCTGGCAATTATATTATTTGCTTATGCATTTGAATGTTTTTGGAACTAGCTATAGGTCGCAGGTTACAGAAATCATCCATAAATACTCTTGA
- a CDS encoding pyridoxamine 5'-phosphate oxidase family protein produces the protein MSTKNLYDDKAREKIKELAENVDFCMLVTNMDEKPLSAIPMSTKEVDDHGAVWFLSKNDSDHNRDIEKDKDVQLLYSGTSDMEFLSVYGEAFIETNRDVIKELYSKADNAWFDGEDDPSITAIKVNPKEAYYWDNKDSKMVTLFKLGMAAVTGDKQDIGEKGKLNV, from the coding sequence ATGAGTACTAAGAATTTATACGACGATAAGGCAAGAGAAAAAATAAAGGAACTGGCAGAAAATGTAGATTTCTGCATGCTGGTTACGAACATGGATGAAAAACCATTAAGTGCAATTCCTATGTCTACTAAAGAAGTAGATGATCACGGAGCGGTATGGTTTTTAAGCAAAAATGATAGCGATCATAATCGTGATATTGAAAAAGATAAAGATGTTCAATTACTATATAGCGGAACTTCAGATATGGAGTTTCTAAGTGTATACGGTGAAGCATTTATCGAGACCAATAGAGATGTGATTAAGGAATTATATTCAAAAGCAGATAACGCATGGTTTGATGGCGAAGATGATCCAAGTATTACTGCGATTAAAGTAAACCCAAAGGAAGCTTATTATTGGGATAACAAGGATAGCAAAATGGTGACCTTGTTCAAGCTAGGAATGGCTGCAGTGACTGGTGACAAGCAAGATATTGGCGAAAAAGGAAAGCTAAATGTATAG
- the fabD gene encoding ACP S-malonyltransferase produces the protein MKAYVFPGQGAQFSGMGLDLYEKSPEAQALFEKANDILGFSITDIMFEGSAEDLKQTKVTQPAVFIHSVILSQILGDNFKPDMVAGHSLGEFSALVANKTLSFEDGLELVAKRAKAMQKACELEPSTMAAVLGMEDEMVESICAETEGVVVAANYNCPGQLVISGAYPAVEKACENLKERGAKRALILPVGGAFHSPLMEPARKDLAEAIENTEFSKPICPIYQNVSTFSVNDPSEIKKNLVFQLTAPVKWTQSVQNMISDGANEFVEVGPGKVLQGLVKKINRSMTTSSATLE, from the coding sequence ATGAAAGCATACGTATTTCCAGGTCAGGGAGCACAATTCTCCGGAATGGGTCTTGATCTTTACGAAAAATCTCCAGAAGCACAGGCTTTATTTGAAAAAGCAAATGATATCCTTGGCTTCTCTATTACAGATATCATGTTTGAGGGTTCTGCGGAAGATTTAAAACAGACAAAAGTTACACAACCTGCCGTTTTTATACATTCGGTAATATTAAGTCAAATCTTAGGTGATAATTTTAAGCCAGATATGGTAGCAGGACATTCACTCGGGGAATTTTCAGCCTTGGTGGCGAATAAAACCTTGAGTTTTGAAGATGGTCTTGAGCTGGTTGCTAAAAGAGCGAAAGCCATGCAAAAGGCTTGTGAACTGGAACCATCCACTATGGCTGCTGTATTGGGAATGGAAGATGAGATGGTAGAATCCATTTGTGCTGAAACTGAAGGCGTGGTAGTTGCTGCAAATTATAATTGTCCGGGTCAGTTAGTAATTTCAGGAGCTTATCCTGCAGTTGAAAAAGCCTGTGAAAATTTAAAAGAGAGAGGTGCTAAACGCGCATTAATACTTCCTGTTGGCGGAGCGTTTCATTCCCCACTCATGGAACCTGCGCGCAAGGATCTTGCCGAGGCTATTGAAAATACGGAGTTCTCCAAGCCTATTTGCCCTATCTACCAGAATGTAAGCACATTTTCAGTGAACGATCCTTCAGAGATCAAGAAAAACCTCGTTTTTCAATTAACTGCTCCAGTTAAATGGACTCAATCTGTTCAGAATATGATCAGCGACGGAGCTAATGAATTTGTTGAAGTTGGCCCTGGAAAAGTACTTCAGGGTTTAGTAAAGAAGATCAATAGAAGCATGACGACATCTTCTGCCACATTAGAGTAG
- a CDS encoding amidohydrolase family protein gives MKNFLLIAFAVLFSLNLMAQQTYIHAGKLIDTKNSKVLEEQTIIIKGNRISSVEKGFKKPSSDSIEVIDLKSKTVLPGLTDMHVHMEGESNPGEYLESFTNNPADNAFNAVGFAEKTLIAGFTSVRDLGGSGINISLRNAINKGKIAGPRIFTAGKSLATTGGHADPTNGVNAELMGNPGPKDGVVNSLEDARKAVRQRYKNGADLIKITATGGVLSVAKSSSNPQFFTEEIEEIVKTAKDYGFHVAAHAHGDEGMQRAVRAGVKTIEHGTLMSEETMDLMKQMNAYLVPTITAGKEVTENAEIEGYYPELVVPKAQEIGPKIQNTFAIAYKRGVPILFGTDAGVFKHGENAREFEYMTEAGMPVMEAIISATITPAKVLNMENESGKIASGFYADIIAVNEDPTQNVSTLKEVVFVMKEGKVYKQE, from the coding sequence ATGAAAAACTTTCTTCTAATAGCATTCGCTGTTTTGTTCAGTTTGAACTTAATGGCCCAACAAACCTATATCCACGCTGGAAAATTGATCGATACTAAAAATTCTAAAGTACTGGAAGAGCAAACCATCATTATTAAAGGTAATAGGATCTCTTCCGTAGAGAAAGGTTTTAAAAAACCTTCCAGTGACAGCATTGAGGTTATTGATCTCAAGAGTAAAACGGTTCTTCCCGGGCTTACCGATATGCATGTACATATGGAGGGCGAATCCAATCCAGGTGAGTATTTAGAAAGCTTTACTAATAACCCGGCGGATAATGCCTTCAACGCTGTAGGTTTTGCTGAAAAAACGCTAATAGCTGGTTTTACTTCTGTTCGGGATCTTGGAGGTTCTGGTATTAATATTTCTCTTCGGAATGCTATAAATAAGGGAAAGATAGCCGGTCCAAGAATTTTTACTGCTGGAAAAAGTCTCGCAACAACTGGTGGCCATGCCGATCCTACTAACGGAGTTAATGCTGAATTGATGGGAAATCCTGGACCGAAGGATGGTGTAGTGAATAGTCTGGAGGATGCAAGAAAGGCGGTTCGCCAACGCTATAAGAATGGAGCTGATCTTATCAAGATCACTGCTACCGGTGGAGTGCTTAGTGTTGCGAAGAGTAGTTCAAATCCGCAGTTTTTTACTGAAGAAATTGAAGAAATAGTTAAGACAGCTAAAGATTACGGTTTTCATGTGGCCGCTCACGCACATGGTGATGAGGGAATGCAGCGGGCAGTAAGAGCGGGAGTGAAAACCATAGAACATGGAACTTTAATGAGTGAAGAAACCATGGATCTTATGAAGCAGATGAATGCATACCTCGTACCTACCATCACCGCTGGAAAGGAAGTTACAGAAAATGCAGAGATCGAAGGATACTACCCGGAACTGGTAGTCCCTAAAGCTCAGGAGATAGGGCCCAAGATTCAAAATACATTTGCTATAGCATACAAGAGGGGAGTGCCTATTTTATTTGGTACAGATGCAGGTGTTTTCAAGCATGGAGAAAATGCTCGCGAATTTGAATATATGACCGAAGCCGGAATGCCAGTTATGGAAGCAATCATTTCAGCAACAATCACTCCCGCGAAAGTTTTGAATATGGAAAACGAAAGCGGAAAGATCGCAAGTGGTTTTTATGCAGATATCATTGCGGTAAACGAGGATCCCACTCAAAATGTTTCTACCCTAAAAGAAGTGGTATTTGTCATGAAAGAAGGAAAGGTGTACAAGCAAGAATAA
- a CDS encoding DegT/DnrJ/EryC1/StrS family aminotransferase, producing MKKIQMVDLKGQFEGIKNEVNASFQEIMEETSFINGPHVHAFQKDLEEYLRVKHVIPCANGTDALQIAMMGLGLKPGDEVITADFTFAATVEVIALLQLTPVLVDVDPETYNIDPDKIRKAITPKTRAIVPVHLFGQVANMDVVMEIAKEHDLFVIEDNAQAIGANYHTREAQTFKAGTMGDVGATSFFPSKNLGCYGDGGAIFTNNDELAHTIRGIVNHGMYERYHHDVVGVNSRLDSLQAAVLKAKLPKLDIYNEARKAAAFKYSEAFRGHEQIVTPYREGDCDTHVFHQYTLRILNGKRDALAKHLQEKGLPFGIYYPIPLHKQKAYADERYNEADFPVTNRLVQEVISLPMHTELDDEQIDYLTGTIIDFLK from the coding sequence ATGAAAAAGATTCAAATGGTTGATCTTAAAGGTCAGTTCGAAGGTATAAAAAACGAAGTAAATGCTTCTTTCCAGGAAATCATGGAAGAAACATCTTTTATCAATGGCCCTCATGTGCATGCATTTCAGAAGGATCTTGAAGAATATCTGCGTGTAAAGCACGTCATTCCTTGTGCAAACGGAACCGATGCTTTACAAATAGCTATGATGGGACTGGGACTAAAACCAGGCGATGAGGTCATAACTGCTGACTTTACATTTGCCGCTACTGTGGAAGTTATTGCCTTACTTCAGCTAACTCCAGTGCTAGTGGACGTAGATCCCGAAACTTATAATATTGATCCTGACAAAATTCGAAAGGCGATTACACCAAAAACCCGTGCTATCGTACCTGTGCATTTATTCGGACAGGTGGCAAATATGGATGTGGTGATGGAGATCGCTAAAGAGCATGATCTTTTTGTTATTGAAGACAACGCACAGGCTATAGGAGCTAATTACCATACCAGGGAAGCCCAGACGTTCAAAGCTGGAACCATGGGTGATGTGGGAGCTACTTCATTTTTTCCAAGCAAGAATTTAGGATGTTATGGTGATGGTGGCGCTATTTTTACGAATAATGATGAACTGGCACATACAATTAGAGGTATTGTAAATCATGGTATGTATGAGCGCTACCATCACGATGTGGTTGGGGTGAACTCGAGATTAGATAGTTTACAGGCCGCAGTATTAAAAGCTAAATTACCAAAGCTGGATATTTACAACGAAGCGAGGAAGGCAGCTGCTTTCAAATACTCAGAGGCATTTAGAGGTCATGAGCAAATTGTCACGCCTTACCGCGAAGGTGACTGTGACACTCATGTTTTTCACCAGTATACTCTAAGGATTCTTAATGGCAAGAGGGATGCACTGGCAAAACACCTACAGGAGAAAGGCCTTCCCTTCGGAATTTACTATCCAATTCCATTACATAAGCAAAAAGCTTATGCCGATGAGCGTTATAATGAAGCAGATTTCCCTGTGACCAACAGACTTGTGCAGGAAGTGATCTCACTACCTATGCACACGGAGCTTGATGATGAGCAAATTGATTATCTTACAGGAACAATAATCGATTTTCTAAAATAA
- a CDS encoding 3-deoxy-D-manno-octulosonic acid transferase, whose protein sequence is MQSLYNSLINFSQPVISIAGKFSPKLKEFSDGRKDLFPRLEKLLQPESQYIWIHAASLGEFEMGVPVLKMLKDEYPSEKIIVSFFSPSGFNNKKKHELVDIFTYLPLDTKYYAQKFLELINPKMAFFIKYDFWPNLLMGLKDRNIPTYLVSGVFRQNQSFFKFYGKWMINSLQAFDHFFVQNEESAELLSKIGFENTTVAGDTRFDRVAAQITQDNRIEFIEDFKANQLLTVFGSSWPEDENLFIDYINKHPEQKFLIAPHEIKAEKIQTLSDKIKQPVLQFSEMKRANIEDFNVFILDTIGYLGRVYSYADIAYIGGGAGSTGLHNILEPATFGIPIIIGSNYDKFPEAARLRQLAGLFSVKNSEEFEEIMDKLISNPDFRKKSGMIAGHFINSNTGATRILESHLRVAENGGLTNIAKKK, encoded by the coding sequence ATGCAATCTCTCTATAACTCACTTATAAATTTCAGCCAGCCGGTAATTTCAATAGCTGGAAAATTCAGTCCAAAACTGAAGGAATTTTCAGATGGAAGAAAAGATCTGTTTCCACGTCTTGAAAAATTGCTACAGCCAGAATCCCAGTATATATGGATACATGCAGCTTCACTTGGAGAGTTTGAAATGGGAGTACCGGTCCTTAAAATGCTGAAAGATGAATATCCTTCAGAAAAGATAATCGTTAGCTTCTTCTCTCCTTCGGGTTTTAACAATAAGAAAAAGCATGAGTTGGTGGATATCTTCACCTACCTCCCACTGGATACTAAGTATTATGCACAAAAGTTTCTTGAACTTATAAATCCGAAAATGGCGTTCTTCATCAAATATGATTTCTGGCCAAATCTTTTAATGGGTCTTAAAGATCGTAATATTCCCACATACCTGGTTTCTGGTGTGTTTCGTCAAAATCAAAGTTTTTTTAAATTCTACGGAAAATGGATGATCAATTCTTTGCAGGCTTTCGATCACTTCTTTGTTCAAAACGAGGAATCTGCAGAATTATTGAGCAAAATAGGTTTTGAGAATACAACTGTTGCAGGAGACACAAGGTTCGACAGGGTTGCAGCTCAGATCACTCAAGACAACCGTATAGAATTTATTGAAGATTTTAAGGCTAACCAGCTTTTGACAGTATTTGGTAGTAGCTGGCCAGAAGATGAAAACCTTTTTATTGACTATATAAATAAACATCCTGAACAAAAGTTCCTGATTGCACCGCATGAGATTAAAGCTGAAAAAATTCAAACTTTAAGCGATAAAATAAAACAACCGGTGCTGCAGTTTTCAGAAATGAAGAGGGCTAATATTGAAGATTTCAATGTTTTTATTCTGGATACGATTGGCTACCTTGGAAGAGTGTACAGTTATGCAGACATTGCCTATATTGGTGGTGGTGCAGGTTCGACGGGCTTACATAATATTCTGGAACCAGCTACCTTCGGAATTCCAATAATCATTGGATCGAATTACGATAAATTTCCGGAAGCGGCACGATTAAGACAATTAGCAGGATTGTTTTCTGTTAAAAATTCCGAAGAATTTGAAGAGATTATGGACAAACTCATAAGCAATCCTGACTTTAGAAAAAAGAGCGGAATGATCGCAGGGCACTTTATTAACAGTAATACAGGGGCTACCAGAATTTTAGAATCCCATTTAAGAGTAGCAGAGAACGGAGGATTAACAAACATTGCTAAAAAAAAGTAA